The Caproicibacterium lactatifermentans genome contains a region encoding:
- the dnaA gene encoding chromosomal replication initiator protein DnaA — MDSFTEAWGLICDYCKTKITEVAYTTWISRIEPVNLDFSSGTAVLKVPNDFHRKTITHYYLDTIKEAFWEVFGTSDIKIDLRTDEDLAPKKQAESGQPGAENYEYTFDTFIVGPSNKFAHAASMAVATKPAELYNPLFIYGNSGLGKTHLLYAICNEIKKNSPNMDIVYIKGDEFTNELIDAIQKGTTAEFHNRYRNADVLLVDDIQFIAGKDSTQEEFFHTFNTLYEAKKQIVLTSDRPPKDIATLEERLLTRFEWGLTADIQPPDFETRIAIIKRKAELLGISLDDNVNEYMANRLKDNIRQLEGAVKKMKAYHLLNGYPLNISTAQAAISDIINNDQPVPVTIEKIIEEVSRTFGTTPEDIRSSKRSANISSARQVAMYVVREITQMPMARIGAEFGGRDHSTVVYAIQQVEKNIKKNPRMRATVEDIIKNIRDR; from the coding sequence ATGGATTCCTTCACAGAGGCCTGGGGGCTTATCTGCGACTACTGTAAAACTAAGATTACAGAGGTGGCCTACACCACCTGGATTTCGCGCATTGAGCCTGTTAATCTGGACTTTTCCAGCGGGACCGCGGTACTGAAAGTTCCAAACGATTTTCACCGAAAAACCATTACCCACTACTACCTGGATACCATCAAAGAGGCATTCTGGGAAGTTTTCGGAACATCAGACATCAAAATTGACCTGCGCACCGATGAAGACCTTGCGCCTAAAAAACAGGCGGAAAGCGGTCAGCCGGGCGCAGAAAACTATGAATATACGTTCGACACATTTATCGTAGGCCCCAGCAATAAGTTTGCCCATGCTGCCAGCATGGCTGTTGCCACAAAACCGGCTGAACTTTACAATCCGCTGTTCATCTACGGCAACTCCGGCCTTGGAAAAACACATCTTCTGTATGCCATCTGCAACGAAATTAAAAAGAATTCTCCTAATATGGATATTGTGTACATCAAAGGCGACGAATTTACCAATGAATTGATTGATGCCATTCAAAAGGGTACCACAGCTGAGTTTCACAACCGTTACCGCAATGCCGACGTCCTTTTGGTGGATGATATTCAGTTCATCGCCGGCAAGGACTCCACCCAGGAGGAGTTCTTCCACACATTCAATACCTTATATGAGGCAAAAAAGCAGATTGTTCTGACCAGTGACCGCCCACCAAAGGATATTGCTACCCTGGAAGAACGGCTGCTCACCCGTTTTGAGTGGGGTTTGACTGCTGATATCCAGCCGCCGGATTTTGAAACGCGCATCGCTATTATTAAGCGCAAGGCAGAGCTGCTGGGAATCTCACTGGACGACAATGTAAACGAATATATGGCCAACCGCTTGAAGGACAACATCCGCCAGCTGGAGGGTGCAGTCAAAAAAATGAAGGCATACCACCTTCTGAACGGCTATCCTCTGAATATCAGCACCGCACAGGCCGCTATCAGTGACATCATTAACAATGACCAGCCTGTACCGGTCACCATCGAAAAAATCATAGAGGAAGTCAGCCGTACGTTCGGCACAACACCGGAAGACATCCGTTCCAGCAAACGCAGTGCCAACATCAGCAGTGCGCGGCAGGTCGCTATGTATGTTGTGCGTGAAATTACGCAAATGCCAATGGCGCGCATTGGCGCAGAATTTGGCGGACGTGACCACTCTACGGTCGTGTACGCTATCCAGCAGGTCGAGAAAAATATCAAGAAGAACCCCCGGATGCGTGCCACTGTCGAAGATATCATCAAAAATATACGGGACCGCTGA
- the dnaN gene encoding DNA polymerase III subunit beta: MKFTCDRQLLTEAVLNVQRAVSSKSSIPALQGILLKAKQNSIFLYGYDAEMLGMTTEIPADISEIGTVVLSARLFGDIVRRLPDASVHIAADDHNVTTIQSGQSHFSIVGIPAEEYPELPHVSSERSIRISSQVLKNMIRQTIFAVAESDAKPIHTGTLFEIGNGKIRLVSVDGYRLAIREEMVSSEEQDLSFVVPGKALQEVSKLLLETDEPCTIQVGSRHILFIIGSYTVIARLLEGEFLDYRAAIPQTSSTTITVKTSDFIDSVERVSLLITDRLKSPIRCLFDEDTVRLSSYTPIGRASDQFPAQLTGNSVEMGFNNHYLLDALRNAEGDQVKIELNGPLSPMKVLPMEGNSFLFLVLPVRLKASED, encoded by the coding sequence ATGAAATTCACCTGTGACCGTCAGCTGCTGACGGAAGCTGTATTAAATGTACAGCGTGCTGTATCTTCAAAGAGTTCCATCCCTGCCCTGCAGGGCATTCTATTAAAGGCAAAGCAAAATAGCATTTTCCTGTACGGCTACGATGCCGAAATGCTGGGAATGACTACGGAAATCCCCGCAGATATTTCCGAAATCGGTACAGTTGTTCTGTCCGCTCGTCTATTTGGTGATATTGTACGTCGTTTACCGGATGCCAGCGTACACATTGCGGCGGACGACCACAACGTTACAACCATTCAAAGCGGACAAAGCCATTTTTCCATCGTCGGCATTCCTGCAGAAGAATATCCGGAGCTTCCCCACGTTTCCAGCGAACGGAGCATTCGCATTTCCAGCCAAGTCTTAAAAAATATGATTCGGCAGACCATTTTTGCTGTTGCCGAGAGTGACGCCAAGCCGATTCACACCGGCACCCTATTTGAAATCGGGAACGGAAAAATCCGTTTGGTCAGCGTAGACGGCTATCGTTTAGCTATCCGGGAAGAAATGGTAAGCAGTGAGGAGCAGGACCTTTCCTTTGTCGTGCCGGGAAAGGCACTGCAAGAAGTCAGCAAACTGCTGCTGGAAACTGACGAACCCTGCACCATACAGGTCGGAAGCCGTCACATTCTGTTTATCATTGGCAGTTATACGGTCATTGCACGTCTACTGGAAGGCGAATTTCTAGATTATCGTGCAGCTATCCCGCAGACCAGCAGCACGACCATTACGGTCAAAACCAGCGATTTTATCGACAGTGTAGAGCGTGTTTCCCTGCTGATTACTGACCGGCTGAAAAGCCCAATCCGCTGCCTGTTTGATGAAGATACAGTTCGACTGTCCAGCTATACGCCTATCGGGCGCGCAAGCGACCAGTTCCCGGCACAACTGACAGGAAATTCTGTCGAGATGGGCTTTAACAATCATTATCTGCTGGATGCTCTGCGCAATGCTGAGGGAGATCAAGTGAAAATTGAGCTGAACGGTCCGCTTTCACCTATGAAGGTACTGCCGATGGAAGGAAACAGCTTTCTTTTCCTAGTGCTTCCGGTCCGCCTGAAAGCTTCTGAGGACTAA
- a CDS encoding RNA-binding S4 domain-containing protein: MNRKIITISTPYIRLDALLKLAGAVDTGGRAKYVIQNGEVQVNDEVCTMRGKKLHPGDTASYGGSIFEVAE; this comes from the coding sequence ATGAATAGGAAAATAATAACAATTAGTACACCTTATATCCGTTTGGATGCGCTGCTAAAGCTGGCGGGGGCGGTGGACACCGGCGGCCGTGCCAAATATGTGATTCAGAACGGTGAGGTACAGGTTAATGATGAGGTTTGCACCATGCGCGGTAAAAAGCTGCACCCCGGTGACACGGCTTCCTATGGAGGCAGTATCTTTGAGGTAGCGGAGTGA
- the recF gene encoding DNA replication/repair protein RecF (All proteins in this family for which functions are known are DNA-binding proteins that assist the filamentation of RecA onto DNA for the initiation of recombination or recombinational repair.), translating to MRIVSLSCRDYRNLAPLCFSPKPEGNVLWGQNAQGKTNLLEALWIFTGGRSFRGAKDSELVRHGAAGARLLLSFYSEEREQSAEIRIAGGRRQVLLNGIALHSPGELVGHVYAVIFSPEHLALVRGGPANRRSFMDAALCQMKPGYAGILSRYHRALSQRNALLKDIPRHWELEDTLPIWDARLVQDGERIVSQRKAFLSRLSVFASSVYAGLSHGAESLQIFYHASAPNFADNLQKEHKQDIRQGFTGAGPHRDDMVLQLNDSSARSYASQGQKRSIVLALKLAEAHILEECTGEKPAVLLDDVLSELDSARQDYLLNHLSQYQVFITCCEPQQAMNLHSGGLFRVENGMVTAAGPEKRKGEVYVSSSGTEHGDTK from the coding sequence GTGAGAATCGTTTCCCTTTCCTGCCGGGATTACCGCAATTTAGCGCCGCTCTGTTTTTCACCGAAGCCGGAAGGAAATGTCCTATGGGGGCAGAACGCCCAGGGCAAAACAAACTTGCTGGAAGCACTGTGGATTTTTACCGGCGGCCGCAGCTTTCGCGGTGCGAAGGACAGCGAACTGGTACGTCACGGCGCGGCAGGTGCACGGCTTCTTCTCTCCTTTTACAGTGAGGAGCGGGAGCAGTCTGCGGAAATCCGCATTGCCGGCGGAAGACGACAGGTACTTCTTAATGGCATTGCACTGCATTCTCCTGGTGAATTGGTTGGACACGTTTATGCGGTTATTTTTTCACCGGAACATCTGGCGCTGGTACGCGGCGGTCCGGCAAATCGGCGCAGCTTTATGGACGCGGCGCTTTGCCAGATGAAGCCCGGATATGCTGGAATCCTCAGCCGCTACCACCGGGCGCTTTCGCAGCGGAATGCCCTGTTGAAGGATATTCCTCGTCATTGGGAGCTGGAAGATACGCTGCCGATATGGGACGCACGGCTGGTGCAGGATGGTGAACGAATTGTTTCACAGCGGAAAGCGTTTCTCAGCCGGCTGTCTGTTTTTGCGTCCTCCGTGTATGCCGGACTCAGTCACGGTGCAGAATCCCTGCAGATTTTTTACCATGCTTCTGCACCAAATTTTGCAGACAACCTGCAAAAAGAGCATAAGCAGGATATTCGGCAGGGCTTTACCGGCGCGGGTCCGCATCGGGACGACATGGTCCTGCAGCTGAATGACAGTTCAGCCCGCTCCTATGCCTCCCAAGGACAGAAGCGCAGCATTGTACTTGCACTCAAACTGGCCGAAGCGCACATTTTGGAAGAATGCACCGGTGAAAAGCCGGCTGTCCTGCTGGATGATGTCTTGAGTGAACTGGACAGTGCACGGCAGGACTATCTGCTGAATCACCTTTCGCAGTATCAGGTATTTATTACCTGCTGTGAACCGCAGCAGGCAATGAATCTGCACAGCGGTGGATTGTTTCGGGTAGAGAACGGAATGGTAACCGCTGCAGGGCCGGAAAAACGGAAAGGAGAAGTTTATGTATCTTCATCTGGGACAGAACACGGTGATACGAAGTGA
- the remB gene encoding extracellular matrix regulator RemB codes for MYLHLGQNTVIRSEDILGIFDMETSTISSSTRVYLANSEKAGHVVNVSMDMPKSFVLCCPPGGRETVYITPISSATLLRRASFEKELRNVNTDRQEPIK; via the coding sequence ATGTATCTTCATCTGGGACAGAACACGGTGATACGAAGTGAAGATATCCTCGGCATTTTTGACATGGAAACTTCTACAATTTCTTCTTCCACGCGCGTTTATTTAGCAAACAGCGAAAAAGCAGGCCATGTTGTCAATGTTTCCATGGATATGCCAAAAAGTTTTGTCTTGTGCTGTCCGCCGGGCGGCCGGGAAACCGTTTACATTACCCCTATCAGCTCAGCCACTCTGCTGAGGCGCGCGAGCTTTGAAAAAGAACTGAGAAACGTGAACACTGACAGACAGGAGCCGATAAAATGA